The sequence GCGTTCCAATAAGTCCACCGCGATCAGCGGCGGACGCTCCGGCAGATTTGCCAAGGACTGCGAAACGGATTCGATCTGTTGGGTGTAACCGGGGTCTCTTTGGGGTAATAATGAGACGATTTCTTGCGTTCGTTCCACCGACGCCAGTTTGACGAATTCCGCTTTGCGTCGCAGCAATTCTTCGCGGGTGGGGGCGATGGATATCGCGTACCATACGCTTTGTTCGCTTTGTTGCAGTAATTTTTGCTCCCAGGCGACGCTTTCCAGTCCCTGCGGTTGAAGATTAAGCAGATTGTAATCGTACCACAATCGGGGCAGGCCCCACGCCAGCGCGGCTGTTGCCAATAGACCCGCGAACATGGTCATTCGGGGCAAATTCCACAAGGGAAAAAAGAGCCGGTGGACCGGCAGCGCCACGGGAAGGGATGCTCCCCAGCGGCTCCGATCAACCAGATATAAGCAAACGGGCAAGATATAAAGCTGGGCGATCGCGCATAAAATCAACCCCCCTCCCGCGATGATTCCCAACTCCGCCACTCCGGTAAAGCTGGTACACGCCGCCGAGAAAAACGCGATGGCCGTGGTAACCGCTCCCGTGAATATTCCGGGCCCCACCGCGGTCGAGGTGTTTAGTATCGCCTGGGTCGGGTCCTCCCCCTGGGCGCGATATTGCAAATAGCGCGCGACATAATAGGTGCCGTAGTCTATTCCCACGCCAATTAACGTGGCGGTAAACGTGACACTCAGGATATTTAAATGTCCCACGGCCAACGTGGCAAATCCAAACGACCACGCCATGCCCAATAGTAATACCAGATTGGCTAAGAGGGCATGCCGCACCCCGCCAAAACCGGCGATAATGATAACTAACACGCCAGCCAAGGAGATCACACTGCCCCAAAGCATGGAATCCTGGCTGGCCCGCATTTCGTCATTTTCCATGACCGGCAGGCCCGTTAACCCCAAACCCACTCCGGGAAATTTCAGCCGGATCCGCGCCAACAATCCGCGTAATTCGTCGGTCGCTTCGCTGTACGGGGCGAGCTTGTTATTTCCCGGATCTAGCCGCAACAGCACAAAACCCAGCCGTCCATTGGGGCTGAGCAGATATTCGGCATGGGTCTGGCTAAGCGTGGTGACGGCGGCGGGCAGATCCGGCCAAGGGGAAGGATATTCCGCGGACGATCCCTCAAACACCCGTATCAGGCAATTTAAGTAATGCCGCAAATTAGCCTGTGCGGCGATGGCGGGGGGCGCGTCTCCGCCAGCCAGGGTTTGGCACCGCCACACCAGTCCCCCCAAAGTCTTACTGACTTGCAAGCGGGTCCATTCCCCCTGGACAATAGCGGTGGATTCCGGCAAGGACTGTTGTAGCTGGGTAAGTTCCTCGGGTTCGAGATAATACAGCCCCTTGGAGCGAATTTTGGATAGATCGACCTCATGCAAGACCGAGCGAAACAAGCGATGGTCGCGGTTGAGTTCCTCCGACACCTCGCGCAGCACGGGAATTAATTCTTCGCGGCTATGCCCCTCGACGACAATGACGGCATCGTCTTGTTCGCCAAATTCATGGACAAACTCGGTCCATAATCGTTGGTAATCACTATGGGGGTCAATCAAGTCCGTGCGGCCGGATTTGTATCCCAAAGCCAGAACGGTATAAATGGTGGCCAATAATCCCAAACCGACCGCCACGCCCAGCGTGGTCCAGGAATACCGCAAAAGTACCGGCATGGGGCGCGTGAGGGCCCAAACGATCCAATTAAGTCGGGGGTGGGACTGGTCCGCTGCCGTCATTGCGCCTCCATGCGCAGTCGGTAAATAACCAAACGAAAGCTGTCATTGCTAGCACGCCCGCGCGGCGGTCTAGCCAAGCGGCTGTATTGTAAACGCTAGCGGCATGGCTTTCCAAGAGAGCTTTTATGGCGTGGTCTAGGCGGCGGGCGGATCGGTAAGAATCATCCAGGAAACGCCAAATTTATCGGCGACCATTCCAAATCCCGGCGAAAAAAAGGTTGATCCAAAGGGCATTTGCACTTGGCCCCCCGGTTCGAGGGCCTGAAATGCCCGCTGGGCATCCGCCACGGTAGGGAAATTGAGTGATAGCGAAATTCCCTGAAATCGCGGCTGGCCCGAATTCATCCCATCCGACGCCATCACCGTGCTATCGCCGATTTTTACTACGCAATGCATGATTTTATCCTCGGCGTCAGGGGGGATTGAGCCGGGAGGAGCGTCCGGGTTTTCCCTGAATCGCATCAGCATGGTCACGGTGGCGCCCAGCGCTTGTTCATAAAAGCGCAGCGCTTCCTCGCAATGTCCATCAAAAAACAGATACGGTTCGATTTTCATGGGTTGAAATCATGTTTTGTTGGTGTTAGATGGAAAACGAAGGGGCGCACGATAACTAACTTCCCCGCGAAAATCCGCCAAATATTGTGCTAGCGGGAATTCGGTGCGTCATCATTCTGTTTCTTACTGTTATAGCGATACTACGGTTCCACCGACTTCTGCTTTTCTTGAATCGGGGGAGGGGGTGATACGGTGGAAACAGGTGGGGTGCTGGGAATCGTCGCCGCAGCATCCCCCGTGGCGGGCGGATTTGCGGGCGGGGGCGCGTCATCTCCCTTGCCGCTGGGAGTATCCATCCCAATTCCTGCCTCGGCCTCGCAAATCGTTTTTAACTGGGCCAAACCTTTTTCAAAATCCTTCCCCACCATTTCGTCCATGTTGATAAACAGGCTGACCGCTTTTCCCAGGAAGTCATTTTTGCCACTCATTTTCCAGGTGACGATGGTGCCGGTCCCGTCGGGGACAAAATCAAACTCCACGTCATTTGTACCCGCAAACGGGCGCACAAATTCCAACCGCATGTCGATTTCCTGTCCAGGCAGGCTATTGGTGATGGTCATTTTTCCTTCGCCGACATCGCTGTTGCCATTCCAGCTATATTCCGCCCCTTTGCCGGCCGCGGGGCCGGCATAGGTGGTTTTCATTTGGGGATCTTTTTTGGCCCAGGGGGACCAATCTTCCCATTCGCGCAGGTTGTTCACCTGGGCAAAGACGACTTGCGACGGCGCGGCGATTTTGGCCGTGCGAACCACTTGAAAGTTCGTCGGCTGTAATCCCACGGTTAAAAAAAACACGCCGATGATCAACATCACGCCCAATAACGCGCGCTTCCACCACATAAAACGCTCCCTAAAGATAAATGTCGGCACATGAAACTTTTCGCTTGTGCGCGGAATTGGCCGCTCGCGCACTGTCAACGCCTCGATTCGGATGAGCTATAGTGCACTAGCCCACGGTCACAGCGGCAAAAAATTGCGGGCAAATGCTTCGCAGGCGTTGGCCCCAATTTGAATCGATCACATTGATACTGCGTTAGTTTAACTTTTTGGTGGTTTAGAAGCTAGCGAAAAATAGTGGACGTTATCCCCTTGTCCTAATGGCATATTTTGCTTGCCGCAGCCGCGGCGTGTCCCCTACAATGGGGCCTTGCAAGAATGACGACACTCTTTTCGCACGGCCAGCTATCCCTAGCCGTCTGTGTTGCCGTTTTAACCTGTGGATTTCATGGAACAACGACGTAATTTCTCTGCCGCGGTGATTCAATTGCAATCCACGCCAGAAACCCCCGCCAATATCGCCCGCGCGGAAAAATGGGTCGCCCTGGCCGCGGCGGAAAACGCGCGGTTGGTGGTCCTGCCCGAGCTATTTGCCTGTTATGGTGACCTTGAACTAACCGTCAACCAGGCGGAACCGCTCGACGGACCGTTGGTAACGCAGATGCGACACTGGGCGGAAAAAGCTGGGATTTGGCTGGTTGCGGGTAGTATTGCCGAACGCGCTGGGGAATCCGTTTTTAACACAACCGTCACCCTGGACCCCAAGGGAAACGTGGTCGGCACGTACCGTAAACGGCACATGTTCAATATTGACCTGGCGCAGCGGGTTAGTAGTTGCGAATCGAAATTTTTTGCGGCCGGAGACGCTTTGTCCCAACTTCCGACGCCCCTGGGTCAGTTGGGTGTTTCGATTTGCTACGATTTGCGTTTTCCCGAACAATTCCGTGAATTAGCCAGCTTGGGGCTGGAAATTTTGGCGATTCCCGCCGCATTTACCCAGACGACGGGGCGCGATCATTGGGAGTTGCTCGTGCGCGCCCGCGCGCTTGAAAATCAATGCTATGTCTTAGCCGCGAATCAGGTGGGAGAACATTCGCCGCTGATGAGCAGTTATGGGCATTCCTGTATTGTTGATCCCTGGGGGACTGTCTTGGCTATGTTGCGGGAACCGGTCGAAGGGTTCGTGCTAGCGGAAATTGATTGGGAATTTTTATCCACGGTGCGCCGACAATTACCGGCGTTACAACATCGCCGCGGCATATCAACCACATAAAAATTCGCGCGTTGCATATCGCTAAATTGGAAAATCTCAAGTCCCTGATTGTGGGAAAATTACAAAAAAGAATTCCTGGTTCCCATTGCTTGACAAAAAACAAATGCTTTTGAAAATGAGCAAAGCCATCCGAGTTTTTGCTAACTCGAGCACATCTCAAAAAGCAGAGTATGCACTGGAGTAAATTTTGCAAAAACTTTAATAATGTTATGGTGTTGCATGGTTAGTAAGGATTTACCCCAGGACGCACTGGTGAAAGGCATGTACCGGGTTAGAGAAAACAGCGCGCCACAACGTGCTGATTGTTACACACACGATTGATACAAAAAAATTGGGGGGCGACGACCCAGGGATTGAACTGTCGACGGCCACCAAAGTGACACGCTTGACCGGGGATACGGATGTCCCTCCCACTTTTTTTGTTGCGCGGCCTGATTGTAACAAGCGAATGACTTGTCAAATGCTGGGCATTCGGCAAAAATGACGCAAGTTAACGAACAAGCTTCCCAATAGCGGGTTGCCCGCTATTTTCCTGTTGATTCTTGCGGTCGCCCCACAGGTTTTTTTTTAAGTTGCGTTTTTTTTAATCACAAAAATTTATGCCCCGGGCGCTCATCGGTTTAGGTGCCAGTTTGGGGGACCGCGCGGCCACCTTAGCCAGCGCGCTGGATGGGTTGCGGGCCTACTCGACCAATACACCACTTTGCTCTAGCCGCTTTTTCGAGACAGCCCCCTTGGGGGGGGATGGCTGGCAACCCTCGTATCTCAATGCCGCGGCGGTGATTGATACCAGCCTGCCAGCCATGGATTTGCTGCGGCAGCTACAGCTGATTGAGCACCAACATGGTCGGGTGCGAACCGCCGGAAAAGTCTGGGAACCGCGTACGCTGGACCTGGATTTGCTGCTATTCGATCAAGAAATTCTGTTGACACCCACCTTTACCGTACCACACCGGTGGTTGGCCTTTCGCGATTTTGCGCTGGAGCCGGCGGTGGAAATAGCGGCTGACTGGCGGCATCCCATTTTTGGATTGACTCTATGGGAACTGCGCAATCGTCTGCGGGATGCCGCGGGGTGGTTGCTGATTACCGGCGATGATGATGAGCAGCTATTTTATCTGGCAATTTCCCTGGCCTTTCACGATGTCGACCAATCCGGCAAGGAGGTAATTGTGAATTTGCCCTTCGAATGCGAGGAGCTTATCCATACAGATCTTGTGGAAATCAATGCGGCTAGAAGTGTAGTAAAGGATTACCAGCTAAAAATAAAAGCGGGGGTGCCCACGCGGCGAATCACCGCCTGTTTACCAAATTCATCTCAGTTGACGAAATATGATTGGTTTCAGTTGATTGTCACCCCCCTGGGTGCGCATTTAATTTTTCCCATCATGCGTGCAGAACTCCCCTTCCCCACGGCGCGGCTCTGTTTATACAAAGATGCAGAAGCGATGGATGCCGCCTATTTGCAAGCATCATGCCGAAGCCGGGATTTGCCAGCGGAGCTGGCAACCTGGGATGAGAAGTCCGGAGACGGGTGCGTTATTCCGACATTGTGGATTGCCGCTGAGGACCAGGACCAGATCATTCGAGAAGCCGCCACCCTGTGGGAGGCGATCTGCGGCTCTGCAGTGACTTAAAGCAGTTTTTTTTTCTGCGACACATTTCGATATTGGTTATACTACTAAAGCAGGCAAATTATGGATTCTTCGTATTCTTTGGCATGACATGAGTTCTCCCCGCTTGATTACCTCGGTCGCGGAACTGCGCGAAATTAGCCGCGCGGCCAAGTTCGCTGGCCAAACGGTCGGGCTAATTCCCACCATGGGGGCCTTACACGCCGGACATGTCAGCTTGGTGGCAGCGGCGGCCCAAAGTTGTCAATGCGTGATTGTCAGCATCTTTGTAAATCCGACGCAGTTCGCTCCGCATGAAGATTTGCAAAAGTACCCCCGCGATTTAGCGGCAGATTTGCAACTGCTGGCGCCGCATCACGTGGCAGCTGTCTTTGCCCCGACCGTGGAACAAATGTATCCCGCTAATTTTCAAACCGCTGTCACGGTGCAGGAACTAAGCCAACCCTGGGAAGGGGTGGTTCGACCCACGCATTTTAGTGGCGTGGCGACGGTGGTATTAAAATTATTTTTGGCGGCGGAGCCGGATTATGCCTACTTTGGACAAAAAGATTACCAGCAACTGGCGGTAATCCGGCAAATGACCGCCGATCTGGCGTTACCGGTGCAGATTGTGGGCTGCCCCATTATTCGGGATGCCGATGGCTTGGCGCTGAGCTCACGAAACCAGTATCTGACCGCGGAGCAACGCGAACAGGGGTTGGCCCTCTCCCGTGCCTTGGGCGTGGCGGCGGAAATGGTCCAACGTGGCGAGCGGGATGGCGCGGAATTATCATCAGCCCTGCATGATATTTTGGCCAGTGCGGATTTGACCGTGGATTACGCGGTGATTGTCGATGCCACGACGCTAGCGCCCCTAGCGCGTTTGGATCGTCCCGCGGTGGCTCTGGTCGCCGCCCGGGTGGGATCCACCCGCCTGATTGATAATCGCTTGCTTGATCCTATGCCCGCGCCGCGGGTCGTTTAGCCATCCGCCATGCCCGTTATTCCCCGTTATCGGCCAGATGTCCAGCTTCCCCCATATGGCTATGTGACGGGATTGTGGCCCCACCCGCTTAATCATCCAGAGGGGCACAGCCATCAAAGCCCCCATCCGCTCTTGTCGGATCCTGCGCGTCAAGCGGATATTTTTACGGTTGATCCACGCCCGTGGTCTGTGGAAATACCGGAGAGGCAAGAGTTTTTATACGCGCTCGATCTCTTTAACCACGGTTACTATTGGGAAGCCCACGAAGCTTGGGAAGGCTTGTGGCAGGCCGCTCGAAAAATTCCCTCCCCCGCCAGCCTAGCTCCGGCGGAGGGTCTTGCGCCCGCGGCGATTCTGGCATTGTTTTTTCAGGCATTAATCAAGCTGGCCGCCGCCGGTGTCAAAGCGCGCGAAGGACGCGGCGTGGGCGTAGCGCGGCATCTGCGCCGCGCGGCGGAGTTATTAGACCTGGTTACCCTCCGCGTTGCGCCGCGGGAAGAATTGTGGGGGCTGAATCTGACGGAATTGCGACACTTCAGCGTTAAATGGCGGTCAATTCCTTTGCCACCGCTGGTCGGACGGGAGCAACCGGTGCTGGTTGTCTGGCCGGAGCAACTGCGCCTGCGGGACTTGCCACTGGAGGGAACTCCTGAATAATAGAAGAATGCCGCAACTTTATTAATTGTTGGCCTGTCCAATCTCGCGCGGCCCCCCACATTGCTGGAAAAAATACGATGAATGCCGGATATGTCTCGCCAGAACAATCGGCCAAAACACCACCAGTAAAAGAAAAGCTCGGCCCGATTGCCCGCAACTTGGGGAATATCGTGCTGTTCTGGATGTTGTTTTTGGTGGGGGCAATACTAATCACACAATATTATGTTGAAGATCAGACCGCTATAGCCAATCTGGTGTTGCAGGCCGGGACCGCCCTGATTGTCCTGACGATTTGTCTTTATTCGCTGGCACAATCCAGTCTGGGCCTGTGGCGATTTTTTCCCACCTTGCTAACAGCCGCTGGACTGGGGGTCTTTTTTTACTTTTATCAGTATGCCGGGAATACCGGGAATATGCGGTTGATCTTTGTCCGCCGAGGGCAATTGCCCCCCCCCGCCAAGGTGGCGGATCTTAACCCCGCCCAGCAAGCCCCCGTCGCCGAGCCTCCCCGCAGCGGCAATGACTTTCCCCAGTTTTTAGGCCCCCGGCGCGATCAAGTCTTGACCGGCACGCGCATCAATCCCGTTTGGACCGCCAATCCGCCGAAGCTGATGTGGAAGCATCCCGTCGGCCAAGGGCTAACGGGATTTGCCGTGGTGGACTGGCGGGCGATCACGATGGAACAGCGTGAGTTGCAGGAATGCGTGATTTGCTACCACGTGCGGACGGGGGAAATCTTGTGGGTGCACCAGCATCCCAACGAGCATTATCAGTTCAATGTCGGTTGGAATGGTCCCCGCTCGACGCCGACCATTCATAACGGCCGCGTTTATGCCCAGGGGGCGGCGGGCAAGCTGGTCTGCCTGGATTTACAAACCGGTGATTTGCAGTGGGAAAAGGAGATTCTCAACGCCGATCCCAAGAATATTCCCGAATGGGGCAAAGCGAACTCGCCGCTGATCGTGGATAATCAATTGATCGTGGTGGGGGGATTGCGCACCGACGACCCGGAAAAGTTTTTACGCTCGCTGATTTCTCTTGACCCCGTCACGGGAAACGAACTCTGGGCCGTGGATGGTCATTTTGGCAGTTATGCCTCTCCCGCCGTGGCGACGCTGGGGGGGGTGCGGCAAATTATCATTGTCAATCAAAATTGGATTGATGGGCATGACCTGCAAACGGGAGCACTGCTATGGAGTTATCCCTGGCCTGGTAGAACCAACGCCGACGCCAACACCGCCCAGGCGTTCGCGGTCAATGAACAGCAAGTGTTTGTTTCCAAGGAATACGGCGTGGGGGCCGCGCTGTTTAATGTTCACAAAACGGAGGATGACAAATGGCGCGCCACGCTAGAGACCGTTAATGACCTGGCCGGTTGGGCCAAGCCCGTGCTAAAGACCAAGGTCAACAATGTCAGCCGCGTCGGCGAGCATGTCTATGGATTTAACAACGAAGTATTGGAATGTGTGGAGTTAGCCACGGGCAAGTCCCTCTGGAGAAAGCGGGGGGATTTTGGCAGCGGACAATTGCTGGTGGTAGAGGATAAACTTTTGATCCAGACCGAAGATGGCCAAGTCGTCCTGGCCGCCGCCAACCCGCAAAAGTACCAAGAGTTTGGCCGGTTTCAGGCGATTACCGGCGAACCGTGTTGGAATCCGCCAGCCTTTGCCGCGCCGTATGTGTTAATTCGCAATTGGCAAGAAGCGGCCTGTTATGAACTGCCGTGCGAATCAGTTGATCCCGCGGATGATAAGCAGGTCGATCCCCCGGCAGCTGTCGAACAGAAGTAACGGCTCGCTATTTGGCATATCTTTAGCGGGTGGATAAATACGCCACGCACCTTTGAGGATATGTCTTTTTAATTATGCTATTGCTGTAATTCTTATGATGGAACCCACCGCGGGATCGCTAGCAAATAAAATCGCCGTCGTCACCGGCTCCTCCAGTGGGATCGGCAGGGCAACGGCGCTGGCCCTGGCCGGCGCTGGGGCGCACGTGCTGGTCCATGCCGCGCGAAATCTCTCCGGTGCCCAGGAGACCGCCGCGACGATTCAACGCCTGGGTCGGCAGGCCACGGTGCTCTTGGCGGATTTGCAAACGCACGCCCAGCAGGACCGCTTTGTCGAGGAAGCGTGGGCCTGGCGGGGACGGGTCGATCTTTTGGTCAATAACGCGGGGGCGGATGTCCTGACCGGCGCGGCGGCAAAGCTGGGGTTTGAGGAAAAGCTAGAACTATTGTGGCGGGTCGATGTGACGGCCACGCTGCGCCTCAGTCGGCAAATCGGACGGCAAATGCGCGACGCGGGAGGGGGCGTGATCATTAACACCAGTTGGGATCAGGCGGAATATGGCATGGCGGGGGATAGTGGTGAATTGTTTGCCGCGACCAAAGGAGCGGTGGCGGCATTGACGCGCAGCTTGGCACGTTCCCTGGCGCCGTTGGTGCGGGTCAACGCGGTCGCCCCGGGTTGGATCAAGACTGCCTGGGGAGAAACCGCCAGCGCGCCTTGGCAGACCCGCGCCGCGGCGGAGGCGCTCTTAAACCGCTGGGGAACGCCCGAGGATGTCGCCCGGGCGACGCTGTACTTATGCTCTCCCGCGGCGGAGTTTATCACCGGCCAAGTTTTGCCGGTGAACGGCGGTTACCGCGGCGCGGCTGATTTTGTGGAAACGCGCGATTGAGTTAAACTTTAGTCATACCCTGTCTCTCTCACTTGTTGGTCCGCGCGCGGATTTTCATGCACATCCACTTTGTCACCGGTTGCCTGGCCGAACCCGCGCTGCGCGGGGTGTTGGGCGCATTAGCTCCGCATGCGGGGTTTGCGTATTCGGTGCAGGTGTTACCCATCACCGTGGCCGCGCTCATGACGCCAGCGTGGATTGCTCCCCGGCTGGTGGTGCCCCCCGAGGCTGATCAAGTGTTGCTCCCCGGCTATTGCGGCGGTGATCTGGCTCCGCTGAACGCGGTCTGCGCCGTCCCGGTCGTGATTGGCCCGCGCGACCTGCGCAAGCTGCCGCAGTTTTTTGGCCAAGACCCACATCAGGATTATGGCGGTTATAACATCCAAATCTTGGCCGAAATCAACCATGCCCCGCGCTTGGCAAGGGCAGAGATCTTGGCCATGGCGCGGCAACTGGCGGCGGATGGGGCGGACCTGATTGACCTGGGCTGCGACCCAAATCACATTTGGACCGACGCGGGGGATACGGTGCGGCGGCTACGGGACGCGGGTTTGCGGGTCTCGATCGACAGCCTGGAACCGGCAAACATTGCTCCAGCGGTCGCGGCGGGGGCGGAACTGGTGTTGTCCGTCAATAGCTCCAATCGCCAGCACGCCGCGGATTGGGGGTGCGAGGTCGTGGCGATTCCCGACCAACCGACGGACATGGATAGCCTCGACCGGACGGTGGAATATCTGGCAGCGCGGAATGTGCGGCTGCGGCTGGATCCCATTTTGGAACCGATCGGCTTTGGCTTTGCCGCCAGTTTGCAACGCTACGCCGTCGCGCGACAACGGTATCCCGACGCGGAAATGCTCATGGGTATTGGCAATCTTACCGAATTGACGGATGCCGATTCCGCCGCGATCAATTTGCTGCTTTTGGCCTATTGCCAAGAACTGGGGATCCGCGGCGTCCTGACCACGCAAGTGATCAACTGGGCGCGTGGCAGCGTGCGCGAATGCGACCTGGCCCGCCGGGCGGCGTATTATGCCGTGGAAAAGCGGACCCTGCCAAAACATTTGGAACCGCGACTGGTCCCTTTGCGTGGCGATCCTCCCCGGCCCTTCGGCGAAGAAAACCTCATCCAGTTGGCCGCCAGTCTGCGGGATAATAACTACCGCATCTTTGCCGAAGCGGGGCAGATCCACCTGCTCTGGGCGGGGCACCACCTGAGCGGGGGCGATCCATTTGAGTTATTTGCGCGGCTTTTAGACACGCGGCCGACAAATATTGACGCGGGACACGCGTTTTACCTGGGTTATGAATTTTGCAAAGCGGTCACGGCCTTGACATTGCATAAACATTACGAGCAAGACACCGCGCTCAACTGGGGTTATTTGACAAAAGAGGAACAACACCACCGTCTTAGCCGTCGTAGCGCGCGCGAACGCCTCGAACAGCGGCAAAGCGAGGCGGAACAAGCGGCTCCTCCCCTGTCTGATACGGCGGCGGATGCGGAATCCCGGGGCATGTTATGACGCTTCCCCGCGTGATTGAGCTAAATCCCCCACCCGATGTCGCGGCTTGTCTGGAACGGTTTCGGACATTGCCCTATTGCCTGTTACTTGACAGCGCGCGGCGGCATGCGCGGTTGGGCCGGTACTCGTTTTTGATGGCGGATCCCTTGCGAGTGTTGCATCTGGAGTCCGTGAATAATTTGAACGGTCGCGAGGCAAACGCGGATTTATTTGCCCAGGCCCAGCGATTGGGAGAGCAATATCCGGCGAAGGATGAGGAGCCGGGCGTCGTCCCTTTTACCGGCGGATTGGCCGGATTTTGCAGTTATGATCTCAATCGCGCGCTGGAACGACTCCCCGCGCCCCGGTTCGACGAGTTTCAGCTTCCCCTGGCCGTACTGGGCGTGTATGACGTGGTTCTGGCATGGGATCATGTTGCCGGTAGGGCATGGTTGATTTCGCGGGGTTGGCCCCCGGAGGGTGGTCCCGGCAGTGCGCAGCGGGCAACGGATAGATTACGCCAGTTTCAAAAGATTTTGTCAGCCGCGCGAGCCATGCCCGATGTGCAATCGCCAGCCGCGGCCAATATTTCCGACCTAACGATTGCCGACTTGTGTATTGCCGGTCCGCTGCCCGGTTATCCGATGGTGTGGAGTAATTTTAGTCGCGAGCAATATACAGGGGCTATCGAGCAAGCCCGCGAGTACATTTGCGCGGGAGATATTTTTCAGGTCAATCTCGCTCAGCGATTGCTAACACCCGTGCGCGAACCAGCGTGGCAAATGTATGCCCGATTGCGGATGGCGAATCCCGCGACCTTTGGGGGATATTTTGATTTTGGCGCGGGGCAGATCTTGAGCGCGTCGCCCGAGCGTTTTTTACGGGTGCGGCGGGGTAAGGTCGAAGCGCGACCCATCAAAGGGACCCGCCCCCGGTCGCCGTGGCCCGAGGCGGATCTCTTTGCCGGCGATGAATTATTGGCTAGTGAAAAGGATCGGGCGGAAAACGTGATGATCGTG comes from Pirellulales bacterium and encodes:
- a CDS encoding SDR family oxidoreductase, producing the protein MMEPTAGSLANKIAVVTGSSSGIGRATALALAGAGAHVLVHAARNLSGAQETAATIQRLGRQATVLLADLQTHAQQDRFVEEAWAWRGRVDLLVNNAGADVLTGAAAKLGFEEKLELLWRVDVTATLRLSRQIGRQMRDAGGGVIINTSWDQAEYGMAGDSGELFAATKGAVAALTRSLARSLAPLVRVNAVAPGWIKTAWGETASAPWQTRAAAEALLNRWGTPEDVARATLYLCSPAAEFITGQVLPVNGGYRGAADFVETRD
- a CDS encoding anthranilate synthase component I family protein; the encoded protein is MTLPRVIELNPPPDVAACLERFRTLPYCLLLDSARRHARLGRYSFLMADPLRVLHLESVNNLNGREANADLFAQAQRLGEQYPAKDEEPGVVPFTGGLAGFCSYDLNRALERLPAPRFDEFQLPLAVLGVYDVVLAWDHVAGRAWLISRGWPPEGGPGSAQRATDRLRQFQKILSAARAMPDVQSPAAANISDLTIADLCIAGPLPGYPMVWSNFSREQYTGAIEQAREYICAGDIFQVNLAQRLLTPVREPAWQMYARLRMANPATFGGYFDFGAGQILSASPERFLRVRRGKVEARPIKGTRPRSPWPEADLFAGDELLASEKDRAENVMIVDLLRNDLSRVCTAESVRVAELCRLELYEYVQHLVSVINGELAPGQSAWDLLRAAWPGGSITGAPKVRAMEIITELECVARGPYCGALLYAGANGDIDANLLIRTLIVSRGWAQFPVGGGITTASDPATEYTETWHKAAGLLRALEFNAQ
- a CDS encoding PQQ-binding-like beta-propeller repeat protein, yielding MNAGYVSPEQSAKTPPVKEKLGPIARNLGNIVLFWMLFLVGAILITQYYVEDQTAIANLVLQAGTALIVLTICLYSLAQSSLGLWRFFPTLLTAAGLGVFFYFYQYAGNTGNMRLIFVRRGQLPPPAKVADLNPAQQAPVAEPPRSGNDFPQFLGPRRDQVLTGTRINPVWTANPPKLMWKHPVGQGLTGFAVVDWRAITMEQRELQECVICYHVRTGEILWVHQHPNEHYQFNVGWNGPRSTPTIHNGRVYAQGAAGKLVCLDLQTGDLQWEKEILNADPKNIPEWGKANSPLIVDNQLIVVGGLRTDDPEKFLRSLISLDPVTGNELWAVDGHFGSYASPAVATLGGVRQIIIVNQNWIDGHDLQTGALLWSYPWPGRTNADANTAQAFAVNEQQVFVSKEYGVGAALFNVHKTEDDKWRATLETVNDLAGWAKPVLKTKVNNVSRVGEHVYGFNNEVLECVELATGKSLWRKRGDFGSGQLLVVEDKLLIQTEDGQVVLAAANPQKYQEFGRFQAITGEPCWNPPAFAAPYVLIRNWQEAACYELPCESVDPADDKQVDPPAAVEQK
- a CDS encoding DUF6513 domain-containing protein, which translates into the protein MHIHFVTGCLAEPALRGVLGALAPHAGFAYSVQVLPITVAALMTPAWIAPRLVVPPEADQVLLPGYCGGDLAPLNAVCAVPVVIGPRDLRKLPQFFGQDPHQDYGGYNIQILAEINHAPRLARAEILAMARQLAADGADLIDLGCDPNHIWTDAGDTVRRLRDAGLRVSIDSLEPANIAPAVAAGAELVLSVNSSNRQHAADWGCEVVAIPDQPTDMDSLDRTVEYLAARNVRLRLDPILEPIGFGFAASLQRYAVARQRYPDAEMLMGIGNLTELTDADSAAINLLLLAYCQELGIRGVLTTQVINWARGSVRECDLARRAAYYAVEKRTLPKHLEPRLVPLRGDPPRPFGEENLIQLAASLRDNNYRIFAEAGQIHLLWAGHHLSGGDPFELFARLLDTRPTNIDAGHAFYLGYEFCKAVTALTLHKHYEQDTALNWGYLTKEEQHHRLSRRSARERLEQRQSEAEQAAPPLSDTAADAESRGML